In the Cucumis melo subsp. melo chloroplast, complete genome genome, one interval contains:
- the ORF70 gene encoding hypothetical chloroplast protein translates to MRVQLHCIARIHVVYLKEVDLLASLMLQSSSHRAPFLLDPQRKNGGLVPTVHHGRKDSLSGDH, encoded by the coding sequence ATGAGAGTCCAACTACATTGCATTGCCAGAATCCATGTTGTATATTTGAAAGAGGTTGACCTCCTTGCTTCTCTCATGTTACAATCCTCTTCCCACCGAGCCCCCTTTCTCCTCGATCCACAGAGAAAAAATGGAGGACTGGTGCCAACAGTTCATCACGGAAGAAAGGACTCACTGAGCGGAGATCACTAA
- the rps7 gene encoding ribosomal protein S7 gives MSRRGTAEEKIAKSDPIYRNRLVNMLVNRILKHGKKSLAYQIIYRAMKKIQQKTETNPLSVLRQAIRGVTPDIAVKARRVGGSTHQVPIEIGSTQGKALAIRWLLGASRKRPGRNMAFKLSSELVDAAKGSGDAIRKKEETHRMAEANRAFAHFR, from the coding sequence ATGTCACGTCGAGGTACTGCAGAAGAAAAAATTGCAAAATCCGATCCAATTTATCGTAATCGATTAGTTAACATGTTGGTTAACCGTATTCTGAAACATGGAAAAAAATCATTGGCTTATCAAATTATCTATCGAGCCATGAAAAAGATTCAACAAAAGACAGAAACAAATCCACTATCTGTTTTACGTCAAGCAATACGTGGAGTAACTCCCGATATAGCAGTAAAGGCAAGACGTGTAGGCGGATCAACTCATCAAGTTCCCATTGAAATAGGATCCACACAAGGAAAAGCACTTGCCATTCGTTGGTTATTAGGGGCATCCCGAAAACGTCCGGGTCGAAATATGGCTTTCAAATTAAGTTCCGAATTAGTGGATGCTGCCAAAGGGAGTGGCGATGCCATACGTAAAAAGGAAGAGACTCATAGAATGGCAGAGGCAAATAGAGCTTTTGCACATTTTCGTTAA